The genomic region CCTCACATTCCCCCGGCCACCGCCGGGGGTGTCCCCGGAGCGCCCAGTCGACTTCCCACGAGGAGGTGTACGCCGCCATGACGGTCCAAGAGCTGCCCGGTGCCGGTGCGTCCCACCGTCCCACCCCGCCGCCCGCCTGGAGGCCCCGTACGGACGCCGCTCCGCTGCTGCCGGACCCGGAGCCCTACCGGGTGCTGGGCACACCGGCGGCCGACCGGCTGGACCCCGCGCTGATGCGCCGCTGCTACGCGGAGCTCGTGCGAGGCCGCCGGTACAACGCGCAGGCCACCGCGCTGACCAAGCAGGGGCGGCTCGCCGTCTACCCGTCCACCGTGGGCCAGGAGGCCTGCGAGATCGCGGCGGCACTCGTCCTGGAGGACCAGGACTGGCTCTTCCCGAGCTACCGCGACACCCTGGCGGCCGTCGCGCGCGGGCTGGACCCCGTACAGGCGCTGACGCTGCTGCGAGGCGACTGGCACACCGGCTACGACCCGCGCGAGCACCGCATAGCCCCGCTCTCCACCCCGCTCGCCACCCAGCTGCCGCACGCGGTGGGCCTGGCGCACGCGGCCCGCCTGCGCGGCGACGACGTCGTCGCCCTGGCCATGGTCGGCGACGGCGGCACCAGCGAGGGTGACTTCCACGAGGCGCTGAACTTCGCCGCCGTCTGGCAGGCGCCGGTGGTCTTCCTCGTGCAGAACAACGGCTTCGCGATCTCCGTCCCGCTGGCCAAGCAGACCGCCGCCCCGACGCTGGCCCACAAGGCCGTGGGGTACGGGATGCCCGGCCGGCTGGTCGACGGCAACGACATCGCGGCGATGCACGAGGTGCTGACCGAGGCCGTCCGGCGGGCCCGGGCAGGCGGCGGCCCGACCCTGATCGAGGCCGTCACCTACCGGATGGAGGCCCACACGAACGCCGACGACGCCACCCGCTACCGCGGCGATGCCGAGGTCGAGGCCTGGAAGGCGCACGACCCGGTCGACCTGCTGGAGCGCGAGCTGACCGCGCGCGGGATCCTCGACGAAGCGGGCATCCAGGAGGCGCGTGACGCGGCCGAGACGATGGCCGCGGAGCTCCGCGAGGGGATGAACGCGGACCCGGTGCTGGACCCGATGGACCTCTTCGCGCACGTCTACGCGGAGCAGACCGGCAGGCTGCGCGAGCAGGCGGCCATGCTGTGCGCCGAGCTCGACGCGGAGGGAGACGCATGACCACGGTGGCGGCGAAGGCGGCGAAGTCGGGGGCCAAGCCCGCGACGATGGCCCAGGCACTGACCCGGGCGATGAGAGACGCGATGGCCGAGGACCCGACGGTCCACGTCATGGGCGAGGACGTCGGGACGCTCGGCGGGGTCTTCCGGATCACGGACGGCCTGGCGAAGGAGTTCGGCGAGGACCGCTGTACGGACACCCCCCTCGCGGAGGCGGGGATCCTGGGCGCGGCCGTCGGCATGGCCATGTACGGGCTGCGGCCGGTCGTGGAGATGCAGTTCGACGCGTTCGCGTACCCGGCGTTCGAGCAGCTGATCTCGCACGTGGCGAAGATGCGCAACCGTACGCGGGGCGCGATGCCGCTGCCGATCACCATCCGCGTGCCCTACGGCGGCGGGATCGGCGGCGTGGAGCACCACTGCGACTCCTCCGAGGCGTACTACGTGGCGACGCCCGGCCTGCACGTGGTGACCCCGGCGACGGTCGACGACGCGTACGGCCTGCTGCGCGCGTCGATCGCCAGCGACGACCCGGTGATCTTCCTGGAGCCGAAGCGGCTCTACTGGTCGAAGGCCGACTGGTCGCCCGAGGCGCCGACGGCCGTGCCCGGGATCGGGAAGGCGCTGGTCCGGCGTACGGGCCGGAGCGCGACCCTGATCACGTACGGGCCCTCGCTGCCGGTGTGCCTGGAGGCGGCCGAGGCGGCGCGCGAGGAGGGCTGGGACCTGGAGGTCGTGGACCTGCGCTCGCTGGTCCCCTTCGACGAGGACACGGTCGTGGAGTCCGTGCGCCGGACCGGGCGCGCCGTGGTCGTCCACGAGGCGAACGGCTTCGGCGGACCGGGTGCGGAGATCGCCGCCCGGGTCACGGAGCGGTGCTTCCACCACCTGGAGGCTCCGGTGCTGCGGGTGACGGGCTTCGACATCCCGTACCCGCCGCCGATGCTGGAGAAGCACCACCTGCCGGGAGTGGAACGGATCCTGGACACCGTCGCGCGCCTGCAGTGGGAGAACTGATGCCGCAGGTCATGGAGTTCAAGCTGCCCGATCTCGGTGAGGGCCTGACCGAGGCCGAGATCGTGCGCTGGCTGGTGGCGGTGGGCGATGTCGTCGCCATCGACCAGCCGGTCGTCGAGGTCGAAACGGCCAAGGCGATGGTGGAAGTGCCCTGCCCGTACGGCGGCGTGGTCACCGCCCGTTTCGGGGAGGAGGGGCAGGAGCTTCCTGTCGGGGCCCCGCTGATCACCGTGGCCGTGGGTGCGGAGTCGATGCCGGAGGCCCCCGAGGCCGCGCAGGCCCCGGAGGCTGATGCCGAAGGCTCCGGCAGCGTGCCCCGGCCCCTGATCGGCTACGGCACGGACCACTCGCGCCCGGCGCGACGGCGACGGGTGCGACCCGTCACCGCCGCGGTGTCGGCGCCCGTCGCGGCTCCGGTCGCGGCCCCGGCTCCTGCCCCGGCTCCCGTTCCCGTCGCGGCGGCTCCGGCCGCTCCGGCGGGTCCGGTGCCGGTGATCTCGCCGCTGGTGCGCAAGCTGGCCAAGGACAACGGGGTCGACCTGCGTGCCCTTCGCGGGTCGGGTCCGGAGGGCCTGATCATGCGGGCGGACGTCGAGGCGGCGCTGCGCGCACCCGAGCCGGTGGCGGCGGTCGCGGCCGCGGCACCCGTCGCCGCGACCGCGGGTGAACGGATTCCGCTCAAGGGAGTGCGCGGGGCGGTCGCCGAGAAGCTGTCGCGCAGCCGGCGGGAGATCCCGGACGCCACCTGCTGGGTCGACGCGGACGCCACCGAACTGATGGCGGCCCGGGCCGCGATGAACGCCGTGGGCGGGCCCAAGATCTCGGTGCTCGCGCTGCTGGCGCGGATCTGCACGGCCGCGCTGGCCCGGTACCCGGAGCTCAACTCCACCGTGGACCTGGAGGCGAAGGAGATCGTCCGGCTGCCGTCCGTGCACCTGGGCTTCGCGGCCCAGACGGACCGGGGGCTGATGGTCCCGGTGGTGCGCGACGCCCATACGCGCAATCCGGAGTCCCTGTCGGCGGAGTTCGCCCGGCTGACGGAACTGGCGCGGGCGGGGAAGCTGGCTCCGGCCGATCTGACGGGCGGCACGTTCACCCTGAACAACTACGGGGTGTTCGGGGTCGACGGTTCCACGCCGATCATCAACCACCCGGAGGCCGCGATGCTCGGGGTGGGGCGGATCATGCCGAAGCCGTGGGTCCACGGTGGGGAGCTGGCGGTCCGCCAGGTCGTACAGCTGTCCCTGACGTTCGACCACCGGGTCTGCGACGGCGGGACGGCGGGCGGGTTCCTCCGCTACGTCGCCGACTGCGTGGAGTCCCCGGCGGTGCTGCTGCGCAGCCTGTAGTCCGGCGGGGACGGGGTGGGGCGGGGCCGTTGCGCGGCGCCTCCCCACCCCGTCCTTTTCCGGAACTGGCCCCGAACCGGGCCCCGAACCAGGGGCTCAGTCCGTCGCCGTCCCCGTCGGCGCGACGAGCAGCAGCTTGCCCACATGGCTGCTCGACTCCATGACCCGGTGCGCCTCGGCGGCCTCCGGCATCGGGAACGTCGCATGCACCACCGGCCGCACCCGCCCCGCCGACACCAGGGGCCACACGTGCTCCCGTACGGCCGCGACGATGGCCGCCTTCTCCTCCAGTGGCCGGGCCCGCAGGGAGGTGGCGGTGATCGCGGCCCGCTTGGCCAGCAGCGCGGCGAGGTTCAGTTCGGCCTTCACGCCGCCCTGGAGCCCGATGACCGCCAGCCGGCCGTTCACGGCGAGGGCGTCCACGTTCCGCGACAGGTACTTCGCGCCCATGATGTCCAGGATCACGTCCGCCCCGGCTCCGCCCGTCGCCGCCCGTAGCTCGGCCACGAAGTCCTGCTCGCGGTAGTCGATCAGGATGTCGGCGCCCAGCTCCTTGCACCGCGCGAGCTTCTGCGGACCTCCGGCCGTCACCGCGACCGTCGCGCCCACCGCCTTCGCCAGCTGGACCGCCATCGTCCCGATGCCGCTGGATCCGCCGTGCACCAGCAGGGTCTCGCCGGGACGCAGCCCGGCCACCATGAACACGTTGGACCACACGGTCGTGACGACCTCGGGCAGCGCGGCCGCCGTGACCAGGTCCACGCCCGCCGGGACGGGCAGCAGCTGGCCGGCCGGTACGGCCACCTTCTGCGCGTACCCGCCGCCGGCCAGCAGGGCGCACACCTCGTCGCCCACCGACCAGCCGGACACACCCGGACCGACCGCGGAGATCCGCCCGGAGCACTCCAGCCCCGGGTACTGGGAGGCCCCGGGCGGAGGGTCGTAGAACCCCTGGCGCTGGAGGATGTCGGCGCGGTTCACGGCGCTCGCCGCGACCTCGACGACGACCTCGCCCTCGCCCGCCACCGGATCGGGTACGTCGGTCCAGACGAGGGCCTCGGGGCCGCCGGGCTGCTCGATGGTGATCGCATGCATGGCCCGGAGGCTACGCGAAGCGGCGGCTACTGCGCAGGACCCAGTATCACCGGCGGCGAAGTCGGCGGTGCCGCCCGCACGATGGTGATGAGACGGTCCGTCAGCTGCAGCGGGCTCGCGTGCGGGTCGTCGTACGGGAGCAGCCGGTGCCCGCGCAGCACGCTCACCACCAGGTCGTCGGTCTCCCGTACCGACTTGCCCACCTCGGCCCGGTTGACGGGCCGTTCGACGAGGTCGAGGCCGCTGCCCTGCTGGATCAGGTCCTCCATCACGGTGCCCGCGCTGGGGCTGAGGACGGAGAGGCCCAGCAGCCGGCCCGCCGCGCTCGCGCTCGTGATCACGGCGTCCGCGCCGGACTGCCGCAGCAGCGGCGCGTTCTCCTCCTCGCGGACCGCCGCGACGATCTTCGCGCCCCGGTTGAGCTGCCGCGCCGTCAGCGTGACCAGCACCGCCGTGTCGTCCCGCTGGGTGGCGATGACGATCTGCCGGGCCTTGTGCAGCTCGGCGCGGAGCAGTACGTCGGAGCGGGTGGCGTCGCCGACCACGCCCGTGAAGCCCTCCGCGTTGGCCATGTCGATCACCTTGGTGCTGGGGTCGACGATGACGACCTGCTCCTTGGCCAGGCCGGTGGTCAGCAGCGTCTGCAGGGCCGAGCGGCCCTTGGTGCCGAAGCCGACGACGACCGTGTGCTCGCGCAAGTTCTTCCTCCAGCGGTTCAGCCGCCACTCTTCCCTCGTCCGCTCCGTCAGGACTTCCAGGGTGGTACCGACCAGGATGATCAGGAACAGCACGCGCAGCGGCGTGATCACCAGGATGTTGATCAGCCGTGCGCTGTCGCTGTACGGGACGATGTCGCCGTAGCCCGTCGTCGACAGCGTCACGGTGGCGTAGTAGAAGCAGTCGAGGAGGTCGACCTGCTCGTTGGCGTTGTCGTGGTAGCCGTCGCGGTCCAGCCACACGACGAGGACCGTCAGGAAGAGCACGAACAAGGCCATCAGGAGGCGCTTGCCGACCTGCCTGAGCGGCTTCTCGACGACGCGCCGGGGCAGCTTGATGCGCCGGGAGACGAGTTTCTCGTCGGCGCCACGGGCCATGGCGTCGGAACCGTGAAGTTTCACGTGAAACATCCTCCCGACGCCCACGGCAGATCCAGGATCTCCAGCTCCTGCCCCGACCGGGCGCCGTGCGGCGGTACGACGGCCAGCGCGTCGGCGGCCGCCACGCCGCGCAGCATGGCGGGGCCGTTGTAGCGCAGCGGCACCGCGTGCTCGCCGCTCAGCAGGACCGGGACCAGCCGGGTGTCGTGCGGGTGGCCCGGTACGTCGCCTTCGACCGTGGCCGTGCAGCGGGGCCGTCGGCGGCGGCCGGCCAGGGCGCGCAGCAGCGGATCGGCCAGGGTCAGCAGCCCGGAGACGGCGGCCAGGGGGTTCCCGGGCAGCCCGACCAGGTGCCGGACCGTGTCCCGGCCGGGGGCCTCGCCGATGCGGGCCAGCAGCATCGGGTGGCCGGGGCGTACGGCAACGCCGTCGACCAGGAGTTCGGCGCCGGCCCGGCGCAGTACGGGGTGGACGTGGTCGACGGGCCCGGAGGCGGTGCCACCGGTGGTGACGACGACATCTGCGGCGGAGGTGGTGACGGCCTTGAGGAGGGCCTCGGCCCCCGCGGGGTCGTCGCCGAGCCGCCGCGTGCCGATGACCTCGGCGCCGAGGCGGGTGAGCCAGGGGCCGAGCATGGGGCTCAGCGCGTCGCGGATGAGGCCGTCGTGCGGACGGCCTTCGGTGAGGAGCTCGTCGCCGAGCACCAGGATCTCCACGCGGGGCCGGGGCCGGGTGGTCAGCCCGTCGTACCCGGCCGCCGCGGCGAGGCCCAGCACGGCGGGGGTGACCAGGGACCCGGCGGGCAGCAGCAGGTCGCCGGAGCGGCACTCCTGGCCGCGCGGGCGGATGTCCTGGCCGGTGTGGACGGGGCGGGCGGCGAAGAGCTGCGTGCCGCTCTCGCGGCAGTGCTCGCTGCGGATGACGGCGGTGGTGTCGGCGGGGATCCGGGCGCCGGTGGCGATCTGGACGGCCTCGCCGTCCGCGAGGGGCTCGGGCCGCCCGGAGCCTGCCAGTACGCCGTCACCGGCGCGGATGGTCCACGGGCCGGGACCGGCGACGGCCCAGCCGTCCATGGCGGAGGTGTCGAAGGAGGGCAGGTCGGTCAGGGCGTCCAGGGGCTCGGCCAGCACCTCGCCGAGGGCGTCCGGGAGGGGGACCTGGTGGGTGCGGGCCCGCACCCCGCTCCCGGCGTGCACGGCGATGTCCCGGGCCCGCGCCCAGACGCTGGCGCGGTGGCCGCCGGCGCCGCCCGCCTCGGGGGCGCGACTGACCAGGGCCAGGGCCTGGTCCAGCGCGTGTTCGGCGTCGGTGGGGGTCATCCGGAGCCGTTCTCTCGAGATGTGGCGTCGGCCTCCGCCTCGGCGGCCCAGCGCAGCGCCAGATCGGCCGCCTTGCGGGAGGCTTCGGCGACGGCCTGGGCAGGGTCGGCTCCGGCGGCCTCGGCCCGCGCCGCCGCGTAGCCGACCAGGAAGGTGGTCAGCGGTGCGGCGGGCCGGGCGACGCCGTGTGCGGCATCGCGGGCGAGGTCGAGCAGGGCCTTGGTGTCGACGGGGAGGTCGAGGCCCAGCTCGTTCTTGACGGCGGTGATCCATTGGTCCAGCACGGTTCCATGCTCCCTGATCCGGGCGCGGGCGGCGGCAAGATCTTCCCAGGTGTCGCAGTCGAAGGAGGCGAGCGGCTGCGCCGCGACGCGGGCGAGGTCCAGTTCGGCGGTGACCGCGCGCAGCGGGAGCCCGGCGAGGCCGCCGTGCTCGGCGGCGAGGAGGGCCAGCTCGCGGCGGAGCGGTTCGGCCCGGTAGACGGCGATGAGCGGCTGGTCCCGGCCGGTCGGATCGCGCAGCAGCGCGCCGTCGCGCCCGCCGGGCGCGGTCAGCAGGGACCGTACGGTCGCCCGGTCCAGGAACGGCAGGTCCGCGGAGAGTACGAGGACCAGCTCGGCGGCGGTCTGCCGCAGACCGGCGTCCAGCGCGGCCACGGGACCGCCGCCGGGCGGATCCTCGCGGGTCCAGCGCACCGGGCGGGCGGTGGCCCGGCGGCCGCCGACCACGACGGTGCTCCGGGCGTCCGGGCAGGCGTCCAGGACACGGTCCAGGAGGGGCCGGCCGCCGACGCTCAGCGCGGGCTTGTCCGCCCCGCCGAGGCGCTGCGCGGCTCCGCCTGCCAGGACGATCGCGTCGTAACTCATGCCCCAGAGTATGCGGCGGGCCCTTCCCGGACGGCCCTTCCCGGACGGCCCTTCGGACGGCCCTTCCCGGACGGCCCTTCGGACGGCCCTCCCCGGCGGGGCCGAAAAGACGGAGGCGGGTCCGCATCGCCGTGAAGGCGATCCGGACCCGCCGTGGTGCTGCTGACCGCCGGGTGGCTAGAGGTACGGGCCCGAGCGGATCGCCCCGTGGCCGCTGTCGTCCTCGTCGTCGTGCGGGGCGCCGGCCGGCAGGGCCCGGCGCATCTGCTCCAACTGGGCCCGTGCCGCCATCTGCTGCGCGAACAGGGCCGTCTGGATGCCGTGGAACAGGCCCTCCAGCCAGCCCACCAACTGCGCCTGGGCGATGCGCAGTTCTGCCTCGGAAGGAATGGCCTCGTTGGTGAACGGGAGGGACAGGCGCTCCAGTTCCTCCACGAGCTCGGGGGCCAGGCCGTCCTCCAGTTCCTTCACCGAGGCGGCATGGATGTCCTTGAGCCGGACCCGGCTCGCCTCGTCGAGAGGCGCGGCGCGTACCTCTTCCAGGAGTTGCTTGATCATGCTGCCGATCCGCATGACCTTGGCGGGCTGTTCGACCATCTCCGTCACCGGGACCTCGCGCGACTCGTCATCGGCGCCGCCGACCGTCATCCCGTCCTGTCCGACGATCAGGACGTGCGGGGGACTGTCCTGCGACCGTTCACTCCTCGGCATCTCCATGCCGTCATTCTCTCGCACACCTTCGTTAGCAGACGGTGTGCCCCCGTACGAGCGTGATCCACCCTGTACGGAGGCAACTCGTCACTCCGTGCTCACTACCCGGCGGCCCGCCGGGCGAGCGCCCCGTTGGACCGGGTGACCAGGGCGGCCAGCAGCGCCGCGCCCAGCGGGACCGCGATCAGCAGCCCGCCGAGGGTCTCCCAGGGCACCGCGATCGGCACGTAGACCTCGGTGTCCGAGGACTCGTACCCCATCGTGATGGCCCGCTCCAGGAACCGTTCCGTCTCGCGGGCCTGGGCGAGCCGGAGTCCGACCGCCGGCAGGATGCCGGCCGCCGAGCCCAGGACGACGCCCATCAGGGCGATCACCCCGCACTGGAAGCCGC from Streptomyces sp. NBC_00190 harbors:
- the pdhA gene encoding pyruvate dehydrogenase (acetyl-transferring) E1 component subunit alpha → MTVQELPGAGASHRPTPPPAWRPRTDAAPLLPDPEPYRVLGTPAADRLDPALMRRCYAELVRGRRYNAQATALTKQGRLAVYPSTVGQEACEIAAALVLEDQDWLFPSYRDTLAAVARGLDPVQALTLLRGDWHTGYDPREHRIAPLSTPLATQLPHAVGLAHAARLRGDDVVALAMVGDGGTSEGDFHEALNFAAVWQAPVVFLVQNNGFAISVPLAKQTAAPTLAHKAVGYGMPGRLVDGNDIAAMHEVLTEAVRRARAGGGPTLIEAVTYRMEAHTNADDATRYRGDAEVEAWKAHDPVDLLERELTARGILDEAGIQEARDAAETMAAELREGMNADPVLDPMDLFAHVYAEQTGRLREQAAMLCAELDAEGDA
- a CDS encoding alpha-ketoacid dehydrogenase subunit beta; the encoded protein is MTTVAAKAAKSGAKPATMAQALTRAMRDAMAEDPTVHVMGEDVGTLGGVFRITDGLAKEFGEDRCTDTPLAEAGILGAAVGMAMYGLRPVVEMQFDAFAYPAFEQLISHVAKMRNRTRGAMPLPITIRVPYGGGIGGVEHHCDSSEAYYVATPGLHVVTPATVDDAYGLLRASIASDDPVIFLEPKRLYWSKADWSPEAPTAVPGIGKALVRRTGRSATLITYGPSLPVCLEAAEAAREEGWDLEVVDLRSLVPFDEDTVVESVRRTGRAVVVHEANGFGGPGAEIAARVTERCFHHLEAPVLRVTGFDIPYPPPMLEKHHLPGVERILDTVARLQWEN
- a CDS encoding dihydrolipoamide acetyltransferase family protein; this encodes MPQVMEFKLPDLGEGLTEAEIVRWLVAVGDVVAIDQPVVEVETAKAMVEVPCPYGGVVTARFGEEGQELPVGAPLITVAVGAESMPEAPEAAQAPEADAEGSGSVPRPLIGYGTDHSRPARRRRVRPVTAAVSAPVAAPVAAPAPAPAPVPVAAAPAAPAGPVPVISPLVRKLAKDNGVDLRALRGSGPEGLIMRADVEAALRAPEPVAAVAAAAPVAATAGERIPLKGVRGAVAEKLSRSRREIPDATCWVDADATELMAARAAMNAVGGPKISVLALLARICTAALARYPELNSTVDLEAKEIVRLPSVHLGFAAQTDRGLMVPVVRDAHTRNPESLSAEFARLTELARAGKLAPADLTGGTFTLNNYGVFGVDGSTPIINHPEAAMLGVGRIMPKPWVHGGELAVRQVVQLSLTFDHRVCDGGTAGGFLRYVADCVESPAVLLRSL
- a CDS encoding NAD(P)H-quinone oxidoreductase is translated as MHAITIEQPGGPEALVWTDVPDPVAGEGEVVVEVAASAVNRADILQRQGFYDPPPGASQYPGLECSGRISAVGPGVSGWSVGDEVCALLAGGGYAQKVAVPAGQLLPVPAGVDLVTAAALPEVVTTVWSNVFMVAGLRPGETLLVHGGSSGIGTMAVQLAKAVGATVAVTAGGPQKLARCKELGADILIDYREQDFVAELRAATGGAGADVILDIMGAKYLSRNVDALAVNGRLAVIGLQGGVKAELNLAALLAKRAAITATSLRARPLEEKAAIVAAVREHVWPLVSAGRVRPVVHATFPMPEAAEAHRVMESSSHVGKLLLVAPTGTATD
- a CDS encoding potassium channel family protein yields the protein MFHVKLHGSDAMARGADEKLVSRRIKLPRRVVEKPLRQVGKRLLMALFVLFLTVLVVWLDRDGYHDNANEQVDLLDCFYYATVTLSTTGYGDIVPYSDSARLINILVITPLRVLFLIILVGTTLEVLTERTREEWRLNRWRKNLREHTVVVGFGTKGRSALQTLLTTGLAKEQVVIVDPSTKVIDMANAEGFTGVVGDATRSDVLLRAELHKARQIVIATQRDDTAVLVTLTARQLNRGAKIVAAVREEENAPLLRQSGADAVITSASAAGRLLGLSVLSPSAGTVMEDLIQQGSGLDLVERPVNRAEVGKSVRETDDLVVSVLRGHRLLPYDDPHASPLQLTDRLITIVRAAPPTSPPVILGPAQ
- a CDS encoding molybdopterin molybdotransferase MoeA — translated: MTPTDAEHALDQALALVSRAPEAGGAGGHRASVWARARDIAVHAGSGVRARTHQVPLPDALGEVLAEPLDALTDLPSFDTSAMDGWAVAGPGPWTIRAGDGVLAGSGRPEPLADGEAVQIATGARIPADTTAVIRSEHCRESGTQLFAARPVHTGQDIRPRGQECRSGDLLLPAGSLVTPAVLGLAAAAGYDGLTTRPRPRVEILVLGDELLTEGRPHDGLIRDALSPMLGPWLTRLGAEVIGTRRLGDDPAGAEALLKAVTTSAADVVVTTGGTASGPVDHVHPVLRRAGAELLVDGVAVRPGHPMLLARIGEAPGRDTVRHLVGLPGNPLAAVSGLLTLADPLLRALAGRRRRPRCTATVEGDVPGHPHDTRLVPVLLSGEHAVPLRYNGPAMLRGVAAADALAVVPPHGARSGQELEILDLPWASGGCFT
- a CDS encoding NTP transferase domain-containing protein is translated as MSYDAIVLAGGAAQRLGGADKPALSVGGRPLLDRVLDACPDARSTVVVGGRRATARPVRWTREDPPGGGPVAALDAGLRQTAAELVLVLSADLPFLDRATVRSLLTAPGGRDGALLRDPTGRDQPLIAVYRAEPLRRELALLAAEHGGLAGLPLRAVTAELDLARVAAQPLASFDCDTWEDLAAARARIREHGTVLDQWITAVKNELGLDLPVDTKALLDLARDAAHGVARPAAPLTTFLVGYAAARAEAAGADPAQAVAEASRKAADLALRWAAEAEADATSRENGSG
- a CDS encoding bacterial proteasome activator family protein; translated protein: MEMPRSERSQDSPPHVLIVGQDGMTVGGADDESREVPVTEMVEQPAKVMRIGSMIKQLLEEVRAAPLDEASRVRLKDIHAASVKELEDGLAPELVEELERLSLPFTNEAIPSEAELRIAQAQLVGWLEGLFHGIQTALFAQQMAARAQLEQMRRALPAGAPHDDEDDSGHGAIRSGPYL